The following proteins are co-located in the Microcystis wesenbergii NRERC-220 genome:
- the pheT gene encoding phenylalanine--tRNA ligase subunit beta gives MRISINWLRELVKIVQSPQELAELLTIAGIEVEEIEDRREWAKGVVIGKIIDRQPHPNADKLSVCQVDIGQENPSTIVCGAPNARADILVPVATLGTYLPKINLTIKPAKLRGVKSEGMICSLAELGLTKDSEGIHIFSQENLPLGTDVRPLLGLDEVILDISPTANRADALSMIGVAREVAALTGGELSLPKVKLQEFSPKKDLTLEISENKACPAYIGTVIEGVKIGPSPLWLQQRLQAAGLRSINNVVDITNYVLLEWGQPLHAFDRDRLQSFAGGKSVTIGVRFAEEGEKIISLDGQERSLKEVNLLITANNQPVALAGVMGGQETEVNEETVNLVLESALFDPIAIRRSSKAQGLRSESSGRYERGVNPAALEYACQRAIDLILELAGGTVSSQVKADYRADQSSRSIELRLERLQQLLGQVTLDDGAIGEILAEDVERILGNLGCELQLTSKNPVLWTVTVPDYRYRDLEREIDLIEEVARLYGYDRFVDTLPAKTAAGGLSFEETIQRRVREAFRAVGLTELVQYSLVKPELAEVVLANPLFVEYSALRTNLLDGLIEAFEYNQSQGNGSLNGFEIGRVFRLESDNINEYDAIAGIFGGDFFPAGRWLRSGKEVAMTWYEAKGILEAVFDRLSLTVSYEKYAEDARFHPGRTASLWIGKQRLGIFGQLHPQLRQQKGLIEAVYAFEIQFPILLATLSDSAKITPRLQVYSTYPGAARDIAFFVSTDIPVDRLTKTIKNAGGNLLEKVELFDRYQGQNVPENHCSLAFSLVYRASDRTLTDEDVEPLMTKVREALVKQFQVSLRS, from the coding sequence ATGCGGATTTCGATCAACTGGTTACGAGAATTAGTCAAAATTGTCCAATCTCCCCAAGAATTAGCCGAATTATTGACAATTGCGGGAATAGAAGTGGAAGAGATCGAGGATCGCCGAGAATGGGCAAAGGGTGTGGTTATTGGTAAAATTATCGATCGCCAACCCCATCCCAATGCGGATAAATTAAGTGTCTGTCAGGTGGATATCGGTCAGGAAAACCCTAGTACAATTGTCTGTGGTGCGCCCAATGCTAGGGCTGATATTCTAGTTCCCGTGGCTACTTTGGGAACCTATTTACCCAAAATCAATTTAACGATTAAACCGGCTAAATTGCGCGGGGTAAAATCGGAAGGGATGATCTGTTCCCTCGCAGAATTAGGATTAACTAAAGATTCTGAAGGAATCCACATTTTTAGTCAGGAAAATCTCCCTTTAGGTACAGATGTTCGTCCCCTTTTAGGACTCGATGAGGTGATTTTAGATATTTCTCCCACCGCTAACCGTGCCGATGCTTTGAGTATGATCGGAGTCGCGCGGGAAGTGGCGGCTTTGACAGGAGGAGAATTAAGCCTACCAAAAGTCAAATTACAGGAATTTTCCCCTAAAAAAGATTTAACGCTGGAAATATCAGAAAATAAAGCCTGTCCTGCTTATATTGGTACGGTGATCGAGGGGGTAAAAATTGGCCCATCTCCGCTATGGTTGCAACAGCGTTTACAGGCTGCCGGATTGCGATCGATCAATAATGTGGTCGATATTACTAATTATGTCCTCTTGGAGTGGGGACAACCCTTACACGCTTTCGATCGCGATCGTTTACAAAGTTTTGCCGGAGGTAAATCCGTTACTATTGGGGTCCGTTTTGCCGAGGAAGGGGAAAAAATTATTAGCCTTGATGGTCAGGAAAGAAGCTTAAAAGAGGTTAATTTATTAATTACTGCCAATAATCAGCCTGTAGCTTTAGCGGGGGTGATGGGAGGTCAAGAGACGGAAGTTAACGAGGAAACCGTTAATCTTGTGCTAGAGTCGGCTTTATTCGATCCGATCGCCATCCGTCGTTCCTCAAAAGCGCAGGGTTTACGCAGCGAATCTTCTGGACGCTATGAACGCGGTGTTAATCCCGCCGCTTTGGAATATGCTTGTCAAAGGGCGATCGATTTAATTCTAGAGTTAGCTGGGGGAACTGTCAGCAGTCAGGTTAAAGCTGATTATCGTGCCGATCAGTCCAGTCGTTCGATCGAATTGCGTTTAGAACGTTTACAGCAGCTACTGGGTCAAGTTACCCTAGATGATGGTGCGATCGGTGAAATTCTCGCCGAAGATGTGGAACGGATTTTAGGCAATTTAGGCTGTGAATTGCAGTTAACCTCGAAAAATCCTGTTCTGTGGACTGTGACAGTGCCAGACTACCGTTATCGGGATTTAGAACGGGAAATTGACTTAATTGAAGAAGTGGCGCGACTGTACGGATATGATCGCTTTGTCGATACTTTGCCGGCAAAAACCGCAGCCGGAGGATTATCCTTTGAGGAAACTATACAGCGTCGAGTGCGGGAAGCTTTTCGCGCAGTGGGTTTGACGGAATTAGTCCAGTATTCCCTAGTTAAACCGGAATTAGCGGAAGTTGTCCTCGCTAATCCCCTTTTTGTCGAGTATTCTGCTTTGCGGACTAATCTCCTAGACGGTTTAATCGAAGCGTTTGAGTATAATCAGTCTCAGGGTAACGGTTCCTTAAATGGCTTCGAGATCGGGCGAGTTTTCCGCTTAGAATCGGATAATATCAACGAATACGATGCAATTGCTGGTATTTTCGGCGGTGATTTCTTCCCTGCCGGACGTTGGCTGCGATCGGGTAAAGAGGTGGCCATGACTTGGTATGAAGCAAAAGGCATTTTAGAAGCAGTATTCGATCGCCTTTCGCTGACAGTAAGCTACGAAAAATATGCCGAAGATGCGCGTTTTCATCCCGGACGAACAGCCTCTTTATGGATTGGTAAACAACGCCTAGGTATATTCGGTCAACTACACCCGCAATTGCGTCAGCAAAAGGGATTAATTGAGGCAGTTTATGCCTTTGAAATCCAGTTCCCGATCCTGTTAGCAACTCTTAGCGATAGTGCCAAAATTACCCCGCGTTTACAGGTCTATTCTACCTATCCGGGGGCGGCGCGAGATATCGCCTTCTTTGTTTCCACAGATATACCCGTAGATAGATTGACAAAAACTATCAAAAATGCTGGAGGTAATCTCTTAGAAAAAGTCGAATTATTTGATCGCTATCAGGGGCAGAATGTGCCAGAAAATCATTGTAGTTTGGCCTTTAGTTTAGTCTATCGTGCCAGCGATCGAACTTTAACCGATGAAGATGTGGAACCCTTAATGACAAAAGTGCGAGAAGCTTTAGTTAAACAGTTCCAAGTTTCTTTAAGAAGTTAA
- a CDS encoding helix-turn-helix domain-containing protein translates to MAAPYSDDLRQKAVSAVERGEKKSHVCRTLNISRNTLDIWLKRKKQTGTVAAKTNYRRGPKPQIDDLEAFQKLAEQYGHLTQEKMAQKWANPVSRMRIGQALKRIGFTRKKKLMATEKEMKKPEKSFSKKSEVMPRKDLSILMKLE, encoded by the coding sequence ATGGCAGCACCCTATAGTGATGATTTAAGACAGAAAGCAGTGAGTGCCGTAGAGCGAGGGGAGAAAAAAAGCCATGTCTGTCGCACCCTCAATATTAGTCGTAATACATTAGACATCTGGCTGAAACGGAAGAAACAAACTGGGACGGTGGCCGCTAAAACTAACTATCGTCGAGGGCCGAAGCCCCAAATTGACGATTTAGAAGCCTTTCAAAAGTTGGCCGAACAATATGGGCATTTGACCCAAGAAAAAATGGCGCAAAAATGGGCTAACCCAGTCAGTAGGATGAGAATTGGTCAAGCGCTCAAAAGAATTGGATTTACTAGAAAAAAAAAACTTATGGCTACAGAGAAAGAGATGAAGAAGCCCGAAAAGAGTTTCTCCAAAAAATCAGAGGTTATGCCCCGGAAAGATTTGTCTATATTGATGAAGCTGGAATAG
- a CDS encoding transposase: protein MLPELLPGQIIIIDNASFHPKERIKKLLAKAGCEVLFLPAYSPDLNKIEKFWARLKNYVSQIINDSENLVDAVSKAFRHLS from the coding sequence ATATTACCCGAACTACTACCCGGTCAAATTATCATCATTGATAACGCCAGTTTTCATCCCAAAGAGAGAATCAAAAAATTGTTAGCTAAAGCGGGATGTGAAGTGCTATTTTTACCCGCCTATTCTCCAGACCTCAACAAAATTGAAAAGTTCTGGGCTAGATTGAAAAACTATGTTAGTCAGATTATCAATGATAGTGAAAACCTTGTGGATGCTGTGAGTAAAGCCTTCAGGCATCTGTCCTAA
- a CDS encoding AAA family ATPase produces MTRLFESLQISGYRGFEQIELSSLGQVNIFVGNNNSGKTSILEAVSIVCNPLDPFQWLEVAQRRLYLGRTSLMRPDLEAIKWVFFRQNNLASNASYQGQISIKCTGNSPIKNLAANLTDIYGASNEKGNPEKFNDDSTDSETDLVINGLELSVTAHILEQGSLLGIDKEQVFQFWEKERFIQRKRQKILVKNATIFPAYLSSEPILDRLSQIILKEENNKDDILDLIRLFDEEITDLQILSPNNRPTLYIEHKQLGFAPLYVFGDGFKRTLVMVLSLLTITDGVLLIDEIETSIHISALSRVFSWLINTCNQRRIQLFVTTHSLEAVDAMLRSEKAIEDMVAFRLNSPREKPQRFSGDLLHRLRWERGLDVR; encoded by the coding sequence ATGACTCGGCTTTTTGAAAGTTTACAAATCAGTGGTTATCGTGGTTTTGAACAAATAGAACTGTCTTCTCTAGGACAGGTGAACATTTTTGTCGGTAATAATAATTCTGGCAAAACTAGCATTCTCGAAGCTGTTTCAATTGTTTGTAATCCCCTCGATCCCTTTCAGTGGCTAGAAGTGGCTCAACGTCGATTATATCTAGGCAGAACATCTTTAATGCGACCGGATTTGGAAGCAATTAAATGGGTTTTCTTTCGTCAGAATAATCTTGCTAGTAACGCATCCTATCAAGGACAAATTTCGATCAAGTGTACTGGAAATTCACCGATTAAAAATCTAGCAGCTAATCTCACCGATATTTACGGTGCGAGCAACGAAAAAGGCAACCCAGAAAAGTTCAATGATGATTCCACCGATTCGGAAACCGATCTGGTTATCAATGGGTTAGAATTAAGTGTTACCGCCCATATTTTAGAGCAAGGCAGTCTGCTTGGGATAGATAAGGAACAAGTATTTCAGTTTTGGGAAAAAGAGCGTTTTATTCAAAGGAAACGACAAAAAATACTGGTGAAAAATGCCACCATATTTCCTGCTTATTTGTCCTCGGAACCAATTCTAGATAGACTCTCACAAATCATCCTAAAGGAAGAAAATAACAAAGATGACATCCTAGATTTAATTCGGTTATTTGACGAGGAAATCACCGACCTACAAATACTTTCACCCAACAATAGACCAACTCTTTATATAGAACATAAACAGCTTGGTTTTGCTCCTCTCTATGTGTTTGGTGACGGATTTAAAAGAACCTTAGTTATGGTGCTTAGTTTGTTGACAATTACCGATGGGGTACTTCTAATTGATGAAATCGAGACATCTATTCATATTTCTGCCTTAAGTCGTGTATTTTCTTGGTTAATTAACACCTGTAATCAAAGAAGAATTCAACTTTTTGTAACTACCCATAGTTTAGAAGCAGTTGATGCCATGCTACGGTCAGAAAAGGCCATAGAAGACATGGTAGCTTTTCGATTAAATTCTCCAAGGGAAAAACCTCAAAGATTTTCGGGCGATTTATTGCATAGATTGCGTTGGGAACGTGGGTTAGATGTGAGGTAA
- a CDS encoding choice-of-anchor C family PEP-CTERM protein, which yields MTQQLAKLTNLGGLAKQGLLKLSIASSVFAVGALIVTPVQAVNLITNGSFENGVPIPPGNLTTTPIGGFLSLFSGDSTSITGWTVGGNSTPAVDYISTLWDAADGVRSIDLNGAGPGSISQVITTVIGETYQVTFDLAGNYTDLSVNPKVLRVSTAPGTFADFDFDASGKSANNMGWVQKSWSFVATSTSTTIQFAGINLTGAGPALDNVSVMLSSTPPTPTSIPEPSSILGLLSLGVLGIGSALKRQS from the coding sequence ATGACTCAACAATTAGCAAAACTAACTAATCTTGGGGGTTTAGCTAAGCAGGGCTTATTAAAACTCTCAATTGCTTCCTCTGTCTTTGCGGTGGGTGCTTTGATAGTCACCCCTGTACAAGCAGTAAATTTGATCACAAATGGCAGTTTTGAAAACGGTGTGCCCATCCCACCTGGTAACCTTACAACTACCCCAATTGGTGGTTTTCTAAGTTTATTTAGTGGTGATAGCACATCAATTACAGGCTGGACGGTTGGCGGCAACTCAACTCCCGCAGTTGATTATATAAGTACATTGTGGGACGCTGCTGATGGTGTTAGAAGTATTGATCTGAATGGAGCGGGTCCTGGTTCAATATCACAAGTTATCACCACAGTAATCGGTGAGACCTATCAAGTTACTTTTGATCTAGCTGGTAATTACACCGACCTCAGTGTTAATCCTAAGGTGCTGCGGGTTAGCACAGCTCCAGGAACTTTTGCTGATTTTGACTTTGACGCATCAGGAAAAAGCGCTAATAATATGGGATGGGTGCAAAAATCCTGGAGTTTTGTCGCTACCAGCACAAGCACAACAATTCAGTTTGCCGGTATAAATTTAACTGGTGCAGGTCCTGCGTTGGATAATGTCTCGGTGATGCTTTCTTCTACTCCTCCTACTCCTACTTCTATTCCCGAACCTTCATCAATTCTAGGATTATTGAGTTTAGGAGTATTAGGAATTGGTTCTGCTTTAAAACGTCAGTCTTAA
- a CDS encoding helix-turn-helix domain-containing protein: MKPYSLDLRQKIIETYEENNLSQRELAKRFRVALSFIQKLIKQWRETGNLNPRPHGGGQKLKLKSDEIILLGDLVQEKKDATLDELRKQIEEKTQTVVSNSTISRILKRLNLTQKKKAYTLGKETRKECKN, translated from the coding sequence ATGAAGCCCTATTCTTTAGACTTGCGACAAAAGATCATCGAGACCTACGAGGAGAATAACCTCTCACAACGTGAGTTAGCCAAAAGATTTAGAGTAGCTTTAAGCTTTATCCAGAAACTAATCAAGCAGTGGCGTGAAACAGGAAATCTAAATCCCCGACCGCATGGTGGAGGACAAAAACTCAAGCTTAAGAGCGACGAAATTATCTTGCTGGGCGATTTAGTCCAAGAAAAGAAAGATGCCACCTTAGACGAGTTAAGAAAACAAATTGAGGAAAAAACACAGACGGTGGTGAGTAACTCAACAATCAGTAGAATTTTAAAACGGCTAAATTTAACTCAAAAAAAAAAAGCTTACACCCTAGGGAAAGAGACACGGAAAGAGTGCAAAAATTAA
- a CDS encoding type II toxin-antitoxin system HicB family antitoxin has protein sequence MKSKTDDFNGFSINIFRDEEGDWIAYLVEIPSVSAFSDRPQTALNQLILAWEGVKESYRKYGEEIPHLAIAKSGIVRT, from the coding sequence ATGAAGTCAAAAACCGATGATTTTAACGGTTTTAGCATTAATATCTTCCGAGATGAGGAGGGAGATTGGATAGCATACTTAGTAGAAATTCCTAGCGTTTCCGCTTTTTCTGATCGCCCCCAAACAGCACTCAATCAATTAATTTTAGCTTGGGAAGGCGTTAAAGAAAGTTATCGTAAATATGGTGAAGAAATTCCTCATTTAGCTATAGCAAAGAGCGGGATAGTTAGGACATAA
- a CDS encoding IS630 transposase-related protein produces MAAPYSDDLRQKAVSAVERGEKKSHVCRTLNISRNTLDLWLKRKKQTGTVAAKTNYRRGPKPKIDDLEAFQKLAEQYGHLTQEKMAQKWANPVSRMRIGQALKRIGFTRKKGSSLLFMLNQQTRCQDNILLTQKFRKFLKP; encoded by the coding sequence ATGGCAGCACCCTATAGTGATGATTTAAGACAGAAAGCAGTGAGTGCCGTAGAGCGAGGGGAGAAAAAAAGCCATGTCTGTCGCACCCTCAATATTAGTCGTAATACATTAGACCTATGGCTGAAACGGAAGAAACAAACTGGGACGGTGGCCGCTAAAACTAACTATCGTCGAGGGCCGAAGCCCAAAATTGACGATTTAGAAGCCTTTCAAAAGTTGGCCGAACAATATGGGCATTTGACCCAAGAAAAAATGGCGCAAAAATGGGCTAACCCAGTCAGTAGGATGAGAATTGGTCAAGCGCTCAAAAGAATTGGATTTACTAGAAAAAAAGGCTCTTCGTTACTCTTTATGCTAAATCAACAGACAAGATGCCAAGACAACATACTTCTAACCCAAAAATTCCGAAAGTTTCTAAAGCCATAG
- a CDS encoding transposase has translation MLPELLPGQIIIINNASFHPKERIKKLLAKAGCEVLFLPAYSPDLNKIEKFWARLKNYVSQIINDSENLVDAVSKAFRYLS, from the coding sequence ATATTACCCGAACTACTACCCGGTCAAATTATCATCATTAATAACGCCAGTTTTCATCCCAAAGAGAGAATCAAAAAATTGTTAGCTAAAGCGGGATGTGAAGTGCTATTTTTACCCGCCTATTCTCCAGACCTCAACAAAATTGAAAAGTTCTGGGCTAGATTGAAAAACTATGTTAGTCAGATTATCAATGATAGTGAAAACCTTGTGGATGCTGTGAGTAAAGCCTTCAGGTATCTGTCCTAA
- a CDS encoding MlaD family protein — MEAGGSQRGISPTLRQSGIGLMLLTSGGILIWFIAWLSNFSFGGRSYRASFLFPNVGGMMVGTRVGYRGVRIGQVTAITPEPEGVAVEVEISPADRLIPSNSLIEAIQSGLVGETTIDITPLQALPVGGVKEPPLSPNCNGEVIICNGSRLQGQSALNVNTLIRSLLRISNLVSDPDMVAGFRSFTQRAANALGGLDRFSGEATTALSEVRRSGTLGKLNSGMRSLESLPQVSGSLDRLSSDLSGVGGLSQEATTLLRSLQGSGGLRNLDATLVEARKTLLLVGQTTEELRVFLAANQNRLIATLDSIKTTSDRLQTTLAALDPILTQVQKSQIIENLNTISANAVKLSENLGNFTAYLSDPATVVTLQQLLDSSRAAFANLQKITSDVDEITGNPQLRQEIIRLIQGLSRLVSSSEQLQQEFAQGQAMTRMAAQIATIAPNPAPNTPEKDAKKPESE, encoded by the coding sequence ATGGAAGCTGGCGGTTCACAACGAGGGATTTCCCCAACTCTGCGGCAAAGTGGTATCGGTTTAATGTTACTGACATCGGGGGGAATATTAATCTGGTTTATCGCCTGGTTAAGTAATTTTAGCTTCGGGGGGCGCAGTTATCGAGCCAGCTTCCTTTTTCCTAATGTGGGTGGCATGATGGTGGGAACCCGCGTCGGTTATCGGGGAGTGAGAATCGGGCAAGTGACGGCAATTACCCCAGAACCGGAGGGAGTCGCCGTAGAAGTGGAGATTTCGCCAGCAGATCGCCTAATTCCCAGTAATTCCCTCATCGAAGCCATTCAATCCGGTTTAGTGGGTGAAACCACGATCGATATTACTCCCCTGCAAGCTTTACCCGTCGGTGGTGTTAAAGAACCCCCTTTGAGTCCTAACTGCAATGGGGAGGTGATTATCTGTAACGGTTCCCGTTTACAAGGGCAATCGGCGCTAAATGTCAATACCTTGATCAGATCTTTACTGAGAATTTCTAATCTAGTTAGTGATCCCGATATGGTGGCCGGATTTCGTTCTTTTACCCAACGCGCTGCCAATGCCTTGGGGGGACTCGATCGCTTTAGTGGTGAGGCAACCACCGCTTTAAGTGAGGTACGTCGCAGCGGTACTCTAGGTAAACTTAATTCGGGGATGAGATCTCTAGAATCCTTACCCCAAGTATCCGGTTCTCTCGATCGCCTTTCTAGTGATCTTTCTGGTGTCGGGGGATTGAGTCAGGAAGCGACTACTTTACTGAGAAGTTTACAGGGAAGTGGCGGCCTGAGAAATTTAGACGCTACTCTAGTAGAGGCCCGAAAAACGCTGCTTTTGGTGGGACAAACCACCGAAGAACTGCGGGTTTTTTTGGCAGCTAATCAAAATCGTTTAATTGCCACTCTCGATAGTATCAAAACTACCAGCGATCGCCTACAAACTACTCTCGCTGCTTTGGATCCCATCCTGACGCAAGTGCAGAAAAGCCAAATTATCGAGAATTTAAACACTATTTCGGCAAATGCTGTTAAATTAAGCGAAAATTTAGGCAACTTTACCGCTTATCTCTCCGATCCTGCCACTGTTGTCACCCTACAGCAACTCCTCGACTCCTCTCGTGCCGCTTTTGCCAATCTTCAGAAAATCACCTCGGATGTGGATGAAATTACCGGTAATCCGCAACTGCGACAGGAAATTATCCGTTTAATTCAGGGTTTAAGTCGTTTGGTTTCTTCTAGCGAACAACTACAGCAGGAATTCGCCCAAGGTCAAGCAATGACAAGAATGGCCGCCCAAATTGCGACAATAGCCCCAAATCCCGCCCCTAATACCCCAGAAAAAGACGCTAAAAAACCTGAATCTGAGTAG
- a CDS encoding DUF3226 domain-containing protein, with product MVRYCYIVVEGPQDVEFLIGLLKFYDLKRVIHLSSLDKFWETLIPTAYPLDGDLTKRVPVPSFVQNEQLSIALHSSIGITRIAQTIEESLKFIQPSQLFSVGIFADADYRETPQERFNKLITKLSDIDLPNLLPPSQIGQVNNHSPRCGIFIAPNNREQGTLEDILLECARINYPNLLNLSQTYIESIDRNQLTKKDLKYFDKPAGEKKAIISSISSILRPGKALQVSLQDNRWLDKQTLELESIKLIKNFLEQIIGL from the coding sequence ATGGTGAGATACTGCTATATTGTTGTCGAAGGTCCGCAGGATGTCGAATTCTTAATTGGTTTACTTAAATTTTATGACTTAAAGCGAGTTATTCATTTATCTTCATTGGATAAATTTTGGGAAACACTTATCCCGACAGCTTATCCACTAGACGGTGATTTAACCAAACGAGTACCAGTACCATCTTTTGTTCAAAATGAGCAACTATCAATCGCTTTACATAGTTCTATCGGCATTACACGCATAGCGCAAACCATCGAAGAAAGTCTCAAGTTTATTCAACCTTCACAGCTTTTTAGTGTGGGGATTTTTGCCGATGCTGATTACAGGGAAACACCTCAAGAAAGGTTCAATAAACTAATTACTAAGTTATCGGATATTGACTTACCAAATTTGCTACCACCTTCTCAAATTGGTCAAGTTAACAATCATTCGCCTCGCTGTGGTATTTTCATCGCTCCTAACAATCGTGAGCAAGGAACTTTAGAAGATATTCTTCTCGAATGTGCTAGGATAAATTATCCTAATTTACTCAATCTTTCTCAAACCTACATAGAAAGTATTGACAGGAATCAGTTAACTAAAAAAGACCTCAAATATTTTGATAAACCAGCAGGTGAAAAGAAAGCAATTATATCCAGTATTAGTAGTATATTAAGACCGGGTAAAGCCCTACAAGTTTCCCTACAAGATAATCGCTGGCTAGATAAGCAAACCCTAGAATTAGAGAGCATCAAGCTTATTAAAAATTTCCTTGAGCAAATTATCGGACTTTGA
- a CDS encoding ABC transporter ATP-binding protein, with product MVMREPIVELRGVTKAFGKKVILNNVDLKVYEGEAIGVIGPSGTGKSTILRLVAGLLAPDRGEVYIYGTKRQRTVEQGEDPLGVGLVFQQSALFDSLTVGENVGFALYRNSKLKRAEIRDLVEEKLDLVGMSGSYDLYPSEISGGMRKRVSLARAIISDPSIAADRSNILLYDEPTAGLDPVASTRIQTVIMELLKVKKACGAHLIVTHVHSTIENTTDRIVFLYKGQFQWVGPTQEAYHSEIPVLKQFFTGSIDGPIQ from the coding sequence ATGGTGATGCGCGAACCGATCGTCGAATTAAGGGGAGTAACCAAAGCTTTCGGCAAGAAAGTAATCTTAAATAACGTCGATCTGAAAGTGTACGAAGGGGAAGCGATCGGCGTGATCGGTCCGTCCGGGACGGGAAAATCGACGATTTTACGCTTAGTCGCCGGATTACTGGCCCCCGATCGGGGAGAAGTGTACATCTACGGCACAAAACGCCAGAGAACCGTAGAACAGGGGGAAGATCCCCTCGGTGTTGGTCTAGTTTTCCAGCAATCGGCCCTTTTTGACTCCCTCACCGTCGGGGAAAATGTCGGTTTTGCTCTCTATCGCAACTCAAAGCTAAAACGAGCCGAAATCCGCGATTTAGTGGAAGAAAAACTCGATTTAGTGGGTATGTCCGGTTCCTACGACCTCTATCCCTCTGAAATATCCGGAGGGATGCGAAAACGGGTCAGTTTAGCCAGAGCAATTATCAGCGATCCCTCGATCGCCGCCGATCGATCGAATATTCTCCTTTACGATGAACCCACTGCCGGACTGGATCCCGTCGCTTCTACCCGCATCCAGACGGTAATTATGGAACTTCTCAAGGTAAAAAAAGCCTGTGGGGCCCATCTCATTGTCACCCACGTCCACAGCACCATCGAAAATACCACCGATCGCATCGTTTTTCTCTATAAAGGTCAATTTCAATGGGTTGGACCGACTCAAGAGGCTTATCACTCCGAAATCCCCGTACTCAAGCAATTTTTTACCGGCAGTATCGACGGACCAATTCAGTGA
- a CDS encoding 2OG-Fe(II) oxygenase gives MPYYSQYPDAFTPSYLSELQGQILACPHFTVNNLNRDFVKTKGFSIAFRRTQISEVARMFPYFKPYLDRSLQADCNAFYLNPLLLQTGSRVDPHIDRSLRSYCKTIDPPLLVSVLYVQVPKDIQGGELVLATGNRSVAQIRPCANTLILFQGDLTHSVNPVSCSGIRLSLVCEQYRLDAEELREIPEMQIESRTIKPEKKKKKDRVVALQ, from the coding sequence GTGCCTTACTATTCCCAATATCCCGACGCTTTTACTCCCAGTTATCTGAGCGAACTACAAGGACAGATTCTCGCTTGTCCCCACTTCACAGTTAACAATTTAAATCGAGATTTCGTTAAAACCAAAGGCTTTTCTATCGCTTTTCGACGCACACAAATCAGCGAAGTCGCACGAATGTTTCCCTATTTTAAACCCTATCTTGATCGCAGTTTACAAGCTGACTGCAACGCTTTTTATCTTAACCCCTTACTCCTACAAACCGGTTCACGCGTCGATCCCCATATCGATCGCTCCCTGCGCTCCTATTGTAAAACAATCGATCCCCCGCTCCTAGTTAGCGTCCTTTATGTGCAGGTTCCTAAAGATATTCAAGGGGGGGAACTGGTACTAGCAACAGGCAATCGTTCCGTGGCCCAGATTCGTCCTTGTGCTAACACCTTGATCCTCTTTCAAGGAGATCTCACCCATTCAGTTAATCCCGTTAGCTGTTCTGGTATTCGTCTGAGTCTTGTCTGCGAACAATATCGTTTAGATGCCGAAGAATTGCGAGAGATTCCCGAAATGCAGATAGAATCGCGAACCATAAAACCAGAAAAGAAAAAAAAGAAAGATCGGGTCGTTGCCCTACAATAA
- a CDS encoding transposase, with the protein MVPRFAPMVFEGYCNTELVCEWIEQLLLPELLPGQIIIIDNASFHPKERIKKLLAKAGCEVLFLPAYSPDLNKIEKFWARLKNYVSQIINDSENLVDAVSKAFRHLS; encoded by the coding sequence GTGGTTCCACGATTCGCGCCAATGGTGTTTGAGGGGTACTGTAATACAGAGTTGGTGTGTGAGTGGATAGAACAATTGCTATTACCCGAACTACTACCCGGTCAAATTATCATCATTGATAACGCCAGTTTTCATCCCAAAGAGAGAATCAAAAAATTGTTAGCTAAAGCGGGATGTGAAGTGCTATTTTTACCCGCCTATTCTCCAGACCTCAACAAAATTGAAAAGTTCTGGGCTAGATTGAAAAACTATGTTAGTCAGATTATCAATGATAGTGAAAACCTTGTGGATGCTGTGAGTAAAGCCTTCAGGCATCTGTCCTAA